TGATAAAAAGAAAATTATCGCACAAGCAAAATTCTTTAGAGCCCTGCATTATTACTACGCAGCTGTAATTTGGGAAGATGTGCCGTTGGTTTTAGATCCGTCTACGCCAGCAGATTTGCCAAAACAAGTAAAAGTAGCCGAAATCTGGGCGCAAGTAGAAAAAGATTTGAATGAAGCCTTTGAAGATTTACCAAGAGATTGGGCAGCTGATCAGTTAGGAAGACCAGACAAAGGTGCGGCAAAAGCTTTTCTTGCCAAAGTATATATGCAGCAGCACAAATGGCCTGAAGCAAAAGGAGCTCTGGAGTTTTTAATTTCTGGAGCAGGAGCGAAGTACAGTTTGGTGTCTAACTACAGAGATAATTTTACGGATACAAATGAAAACAACGGAGAATCTGTTTTTGAAATTCAATTTGGAGACCAAAGAAAAGGCGGAACTGATGAGGCACAAAATGCCGCAGTTTCGAGCAACCGTTCTCAGTTTTTTGCGCCAAGAGGAATTGGATGGTCTGACGGGCAAGCGCGTATCTGGTTAGTAGATGCTTTTAAACAAGAAAACAATAAAGACGGAAAATTGGATGAAAGGTTAAGATGGACTTTATTCTATCCTCAGTTATTAGCTGATTTTGGAGACAAAACATACGGAAGAAACTGGGAGTGGAACAATAATGAAGCTTGGTTTAGAAAAGGGAGCCGTGATTATTACAGAAATAACGAAGATTATTACAGTCAGGTAAACTACAGATTGGTTCGTTATGCGGATATTTTATTGCGCTACGCGGAAGTTTTAAACGAATTGGGAAGTACTGCTGAAGCGTATCAGTATGTAGATTTAGTAAGAGCTCGTGCAAACATGAATACATTGGCAACAGCACATCCTGAAATTGGAACCGATCATGACAAATTCTTAGAGCGTTTGAAAACGGAAAGAGTTTTGGAATTGTGTGGAGAAAGTGTTCGATGGGAAGATTTAAAACGTTGGGGAGATTTAGACACTCAAACTTCTGTTGATAAAATTGCACTTCGTGATTCAGATTTTAAAAACTTCACAGTTGGTAAAAATCATAGAATGCCAATTCCGCAAAGTGATGTAGATAATAATCCAAATCTAGAGCAAAACTCTGGATATTAACAATATGTATTTGGTGAAATTGAACAGAATTTAATTTTAACACATACAAACATAGTTTTTATTGCTTCTGCTTAAGGTTGTAGAAAAAGCAAGCTTTAACACATAGTCTATGTTTATTATCTAAGTGAAACGCCTTTATGCGTAAAGAAGAGCTATGTATCTATGTGTTAAAAACAATTTCATCCAATGGTTAAAAACTGATTTTATGGGAATCAGATGTACAAGTCTGATTCCCTTATTATAAAGAACAATCGTTCAAAAAAAATAAAATTGAAATGAAGAAAGTAAAATTGTGTCTGACATTTATGTTAGCAGGACTCGTATTGCTTAGCTGCAACAATAAAAAAAGTAATCCTGAAGAAAATAAAAGCGAAACCGCATCAATAGAAAAAAGAGAAATCTGGACAAAAGATCAGGCCAATGAATGGTATGCAGAACAGCCGTGGCTAGTAGGCGCAAATTATTCTCCTAGCACCGCTATAAATCAGTTAGAGATGTGGCAGGAAGATACTTTCGATCCGAAGAGAATTGATCAGGAATTGGGTTGGGCAGAAAATTTAGGCATGAACGTTATGCGAGTGTATTTGCATGATTTATTACATCAGCAAGATGCTGAAGGTCTTTACAAGCGCATGAACACTTTTTTAGAAATCGCAGACAAACACCATATTAAAACTCTTTTTGTTTTGTTTGATTCTTGTTGGGATCCGTTTCCTGCTTTAGGAAAACAACGTGCGCCAAAACCGCATACGCACAATTCAGGATGGGTACAGGCTCCGGGACAAAAAGCGCTTCAGGATAAAACGCACTATCCTCGTTTGGAAAAATATGTAAAAGAAACTGTTGCAAAGTTCAAAGACGACAAACGTATTTTAGGCTGGGATGTTTGGAACGAACCAGATAATATGACGGGACCGTCTTACGAAAAAGTAGAAATTAAAAACAAAGTCGATTTGATTCTGCCACTTTTAAAAGATGTTTTTGTATGGGCGAGAGAAAGCAATCCTTCACAACCCTTGACTTCTGGAGTTTGGGTTGGAGATTGGAGCGATGAAGCAAAAATGAAGCCAATGCACAAAATGCAGATTGAACAATCTGATATTGTTTCTTTCCATAATTACAACACACCTCAGGATTTTGAGAAAGTCATCAAACAATTACAGCGTTACGGGAAACCATTAATCTGTACAGAATACATGGCAAGACCAAACGGAAGCACTTTTGAAGGCTTTTTGCCTCTTGCGAGAAAATACAACGTAGGAATGATCAACTGGGGATTTGTAGACGGAAAAACACAAACTAAATACGCTTGGGACAGCTGGACTAAAACTTACACTGCAGAGCCAAAACTTTGGTTTCACGATGTATTGCACACAGATGGAACGCCATATATAAAAGCTGAAACCGATTTGATTAAGAGAATGACGTCTGAGGCGAACAAGAAGAATTAGATAATGTGTCAATTTGATAATTAGAAAATTGTTTTGCCACAGATTTCACAGATTAAAATGATTAAATCTTTTCTAATCTTCTCATCTGTGGCAAAAAAAAAACTTAAGCGAAATGAGAAAAAATACAACAAAACAGCTCTTTTTAGCAAGTATATTATGGTTTAGCTTTTATGCGAATGCGCAACAGCCGAACCCTCCTGGGCAGGTAAAAGGAAACGAAAAACCAAAAAACGAAGCCTATCTTTTTGCGCACATGACGCACAGCGATTACGGCAGACTGTATTATTCTGTTAGTTTGGATGGACTTCATTGGGAAAATCTGAACAACGGAAAACGCGTTTTTGAAGATTACAAAGGACATCCCGACATCTGCAAAGGGCCAGACGGGAAATATTATATTGCAGGAAATACAGGAGACGATGCCAAAAGCATCAATATCTGGGTTTCGGATGATTTGATTACTTGGAAAAAACACTCCGATTATACGCCAGATTTAAAAAGCACGCCAGATTATTCAAACGCTTTACAGCGAATTGGAGCTCCAAAATTATATTATGATGAGCCTTCTCAAAAGTTTATCATGACTTGGCACACGCCACATTTGGAAGGAACAAAAGAAGATGGCGAACGTTATTGGGCAAGTCAGCGTACCTTGTATGTTTTGTCTAAAGACTTAAAAACTTTCGAAGGAACTCCAAAACGTTTATTCGATTGGGATATGGGAACGATTGATGTTTTTATTCGTAAAGTCGGCGATTCTTATTATGCCGTTATTAAAGACGAAACCTATCCAACTTTGTATTGGACAACCGGAAAAACCATCCGAATTGCCAAATCAAAATCCCTTTTAGGACCTTATTCTTTGCCCCAGCAATCTATC
The Flavobacterium humidisoli DNA segment above includes these coding regions:
- a CDS encoding RagB/SusD family nutrient uptake outer membrane protein, yielding MKKIIIITAAFLGLVFTACENELDLNSPNDITVDQYWKTESDAQAGVNSIYAMFYKDGLWARWIYFRLDLTSDEGYSVSPWTELADWTRFNYINYNFWEGNAVTWRDTYKAIFRCNQVLANVPNITFQNEDDKKKIIAQAKFFRALHYYYAAVIWEDVPLVLDPSTPADLPKQVKVAEIWAQVEKDLNEAFEDLPRDWAADQLGRPDKGAAKAFLAKVYMQQHKWPEAKGALEFLISGAGAKYSLVSNYRDNFTDTNENNGESVFEIQFGDQRKGGTDEAQNAAVSSNRSQFFAPRGIGWSDGQARIWLVDAFKQENNKDGKLDERLRWTLFYPQLLADFGDKTYGRNWEWNNNEAWFRKGSRDYYRNNEDYYSQVNYRLVRYADILLRYAEVLNELGSTAEAYQYVDLVRARANMNTLATAHPEIGTDHDKFLERLKTERVLELCGESVRWEDLKRWGDLDTQTSVDKIALRDSDFKNFTVGKNHRMPIPQSDVDNNPNLEQNSGY
- a CDS encoding cellulase family glycosylhydrolase; the encoded protein is MKKVKLCLTFMLAGLVLLSCNNKKSNPEENKSETASIEKREIWTKDQANEWYAEQPWLVGANYSPSTAINQLEMWQEDTFDPKRIDQELGWAENLGMNVMRVYLHDLLHQQDAEGLYKRMNTFLEIADKHHIKTLFVLFDSCWDPFPALGKQRAPKPHTHNSGWVQAPGQKALQDKTHYPRLEKYVKETVAKFKDDKRILGWDVWNEPDNMTGPSYEKVEIKNKVDLILPLLKDVFVWARESNPSQPLTSGVWVGDWSDEAKMKPMHKMQIEQSDIVSFHNYNTPQDFEKVIKQLQRYGKPLICTEYMARPNGSTFEGFLPLARKYNVGMINWGFVDGKTQTKYAWDSWTKTYTAEPKLWFHDVLHTDGTPYIKAETDLIKRMTSEANKKN
- a CDS encoding glycoside hydrolase family 43 protein, which encodes MRKNTTKQLFLASILWFSFYANAQQPNPPGQVKGNEKPKNEAYLFAHMTHSDYGRLYYSVSLDGLHWENLNNGKRVFEDYKGHPDICKGPDGKYYIAGNTGDDAKSINIWVSDDLITWKKHSDYTPDLKSTPDYSNALQRIGAPKLYYDEPSQKFIMTWHTPHLEGTKEDGERYWASQRTLYVLSKDLKTFEGTPKRLFDWDMGTIDVFIRKVGDSYYAVIKDETYPTLYWTTGKTIRIAKSKSLLGPYSLPQQSISPNFREAPMLIPSPDDKIWYMYYEQYPGVSYGLSIADNLNGPWFQASGYTFFSDWDKYSLPEKVRHGCMITISKKEYDSLVKKFGIVKDVKK